In one Sulfuricella sp. genomic region, the following are encoded:
- a CDS encoding TolC family protein, whose protein sequence is MYRINKSALRHALLAALLGAAMAPIASFAEALPLSKLEENLASSLRLKAMETQIDYAQHVLRQQQSREGMQISGRLDAGHHRQIVTSNLTRNYDALQPHVALSYPLLGGRAQQLEATRAAQTQTRLSSIDFDDMRRQLLHQLRQQYILYWQYSQAEQLAAQYLESLRANEAAASKLHEKGMWTSSEFLHFSNSLAAAGDELQRFRALQRVALNTMHSIVGQRIGAFQSVQPVLPQPCLSSAGLNQSAERHSAELGKLAAQREALAYNREIGAGSSVNAALHLGLGYTSELANDRQGYAATAGVSISMPAGFQEAERANRDRLNAALVVNQMLSEQARLDLQLDTAQAYENLQLARNRLEVAKSQAQTAREALREAKMQFERLPHPVFNELMQKISQEYQAALAEIESHSQSLQKTSDLLLLAPDSCAEADSEQPVPRS, encoded by the coding sequence ATGTACCGGATCAATAAAAGCGCCTTGCGCCACGCACTGCTGGCGGCACTGCTGGGCGCAGCCATGGCGCCGATAGCGTCATTCGCCGAAGCACTGCCGCTGTCGAAACTGGAAGAGAATCTTGCGTCCTCGCTGCGCCTCAAGGCGATGGAAACGCAAATCGACTATGCGCAACATGTATTGCGCCAGCAGCAATCCAGGGAAGGGATGCAAATCTCCGGCAGGCTGGATGCCGGGCATCACAGGCAGATCGTCACCAGCAATCTGACCCGCAACTACGACGCCCTGCAACCGCATGTCGCCCTGAGCTACCCGCTGCTGGGCGGGCGGGCGCAGCAGCTCGAGGCGACCAGGGCCGCGCAAACGCAAACCCGGCTGAGTTCGATCGACTTCGATGACATGCGGCGTCAATTGCTGCACCAGTTGCGCCAGCAGTACATCCTGTACTGGCAATACAGCCAGGCCGAACAACTGGCCGCGCAGTACCTCGAATCACTGCGCGCCAACGAAGCCGCGGCCAGCAAGCTGCATGAAAAGGGAATGTGGACCAGCAGCGAATTTCTGCATTTCAGCAACAGCCTGGCGGCTGCCGGGGATGAGCTGCAGCGCTTCCGCGCCCTGCAGCGCGTGGCCCTGAATACCATGCACTCGATTGTGGGCCAGCGGATTGGCGCATTTCAGTCCGTGCAGCCGGTCCTTCCTCAGCCCTGCCTCTCCAGCGCGGGGCTTAACCAGTCGGCTGAACGGCACTCGGCGGAGCTCGGGAAGCTCGCTGCCCAGCGTGAAGCCCTTGCCTATAACCGCGAGATCGGCGCCGGCAGCAGCGTGAATGCGGCCCTCCACCTGGGCCTGGGTTACACCAGCGAACTCGCCAACGACAGGCAGGGCTACGCCGCCACCGCTGGCGTCAGCATCAGCATGCCGGCCGGCTTTCAGGAAGCCGAACGCGCCAACCGTGACCGGCTCAATGCCGCCCTGGTGGTGAACCAGATGCTGAGTGAGCAGGCGCGCCTGGATCTCCAGCTCGACACCGCGCAGGCATACGAAAACCTCCAGCTCGCCCGGAACCGGCTGGAGGTGGCGAAAAGCCAGGCCCAGACAGCCCGCGAAGCCCTGCGCGAAGCAAAAATGCAGTTCGAGCGGCTGCCGCACCCTGTCTTCAATGAATTGATGCAGAAAATTTCCCAGGAATATCAAGCCGCCCTGGCAGAAATCGAAAGCCACAGCCAGTCGCTGCAAAAAACCAGCGACCTTCTGCTGCTGGCCCCCGACAGCTGCGCTGAAGCGGATTCAGAGCAGCCGGTGCCACGTAGCTAG
- a CDS encoding EAL domain-containing protein, which produces MNLARLSKEKVAENIKLCRGELEQAIASRNFSTRFRQVASLKSCQVFGYFARVYGPPDSPMRDMAHYFAVAREMGLVDKLSSRYFESVLSSFKNNVITGELLLPLPEICLGDFSDEIAHLLVKALKKHEVPAQRVILVYPHSSPFLRPIGHSASKNLMKELRHLGFGLAAQGIGCTLDESVFLADWQPSVLLLDEQHFEDMDFQAASIERLRTLIEIETRRGRQVLAQGITTSSQLHKIRGLGIELASGDFIGKFTSKPCDKLSAAACQAISKSCGSISKPQEFIPLLERLLIKRSPVSTETPAEEVFKLFEAEASLRAIAVVKNGLPVGLISRYDMIDNMARPFRHELFGRRPCDRFMDPDPLVMDVGINLAELTDMVIRADPRHLVSGFIITRCGSYLGMGSVQDLMREVSAMQMEAAKYANPLTQLPGNVPINRKIDKLLGERAEFFVAYCDLDHFKPLNDVYGYAKGDEIILLTARLLSEAVEPETDFIGHIGGDDFVLIFRSKDWKARCEKALKRYEKEIQAFFPPGDIEQGGYTATNRKGEMEFFGLTSLSIGAVKIEPGAYASYLDVATVAAEVKKKAKAIAGNSFYVNQRRILPHSYTEAGTSDS; this is translated from the coding sequence ATGAATCTCGCTAGGCTCAGTAAAGAAAAAGTAGCTGAAAACATCAAACTGTGCAGAGGCGAGCTGGAGCAGGCGATCGCCTCGAGAAATTTTTCGACGCGATTCAGACAGGTCGCTTCGCTCAAGTCATGCCAGGTATTTGGCTATTTTGCCCGCGTGTATGGCCCTCCGGACAGCCCGATGCGGGATATGGCGCACTATTTCGCTGTTGCGCGAGAAATGGGCCTGGTAGACAAGCTGAGCAGCCGCTATTTCGAATCCGTGTTGTCCAGCTTCAAAAACAACGTTATCACGGGCGAGCTGCTGTTGCCTCTCCCCGAAATCTGCCTGGGTGATTTCAGTGATGAAATTGCGCATCTCCTGGTGAAAGCACTGAAAAAGCATGAAGTCCCGGCGCAGCGAGTGATACTGGTCTATCCCCATAGCTCACCCTTCTTGCGGCCGATTGGCCATTCGGCCAGCAAAAACCTGATGAAGGAATTGCGCCATCTCGGATTTGGCTTGGCTGCTCAGGGGATAGGATGCACTCTGGATGAGAGCGTTTTTCTTGCTGATTGGCAGCCAAGCGTGCTGTTGCTGGATGAACAACATTTTGAGGACATGGATTTCCAGGCTGCATCGATTGAACGTCTGCGCACCTTGATCGAGATCGAAACCAGGCGGGGCAGGCAGGTGCTGGCACAAGGCATCACCACATCGAGCCAACTCCATAAGATCCGTGGGCTTGGTATCGAGTTGGCTTCGGGCGATTTCATAGGGAAATTCACCTCCAAACCCTGTGACAAGTTGTCTGCCGCTGCCTGCCAGGCGATCAGCAAGAGCTGCGGCTCCATTAGTAAACCGCAGGAATTCATTCCCTTGCTCGAACGGCTGCTGATCAAGCGCTCGCCAGTCAGCACGGAAACCCCAGCCGAGGAGGTTTTCAAGTTGTTTGAAGCCGAGGCCAGCTTGCGTGCCATCGCGGTAGTCAAAAACGGTTTGCCGGTGGGACTTATTTCCCGCTACGACATGATCGATAACATGGCACGGCCATTCCGGCACGAACTATTCGGCCGCCGGCCCTGCGATCGCTTCATGGACCCCGATCCACTTGTCATGGACGTGGGCATCAATCTGGCTGAATTGACCGATATGGTGATCCGCGCCGATCCGCGCCATCTGGTTAGTGGTTTCATCATTACCAGGTGCGGGAGCTATCTCGGCATGGGCTCCGTGCAGGATCTGATGCGTGAAGTCAGCGCCATGCAGATGGAGGCGGCGAAGTATGCCAACCCCCTGACACAATTGCCGGGCAATGTTCCCATCAACCGGAAAATTGACAAGCTGCTGGGGGAGCGCGCCGAGTTTTTCGTTGCCTATTGTGATCTGGACCATTTCAAGCCGCTCAACGATGTCTATGGCTATGCAAAAGGTGATGAGATCATACTGTTGACGGCGCGCCTCTTGTCCGAGGCTGTCGAGCCGGAAACCGATTTCATCGGCCACATCGGAGGAGATGATTTTGTCCTGATTTTTCGCAGCAAGGATTGGAAAGCACGTTGCGAAAAAGCCCTGAAACGCTATGAGAAAGAAATTCAGGCTTTCTTTCCTCCTGGCGATATCGAACAGGGTGGTTATACTGCCACCAACCGCAAGGGGGAAATGGAATTCTTCGGCCTCACCAGCCTCTCCATCGGCGCGGTCAAGATCGAGCCTGGCGCTTATGCCAGTTATCTCGACGTGGCAACCGTGGCAGCCGAAGTAAAGAAGAAAGCCAAGGCGATTGCGGGCAACAGTTTTTATGTCAACCAGCGCAGAATCCTGCCGCACAGCTACACAGAGGCCGGCACGTCAGATTCATGA
- a CDS encoding putative porin, producing the protein MKLKLITASLVLAFAAPSGWAGEREELETLKLTTLNLINMLVDQGVLTREKADTLVLQAEKTAVEKVAQQKKADAGVVRVAYVPETVKREMRDQIKQEVLAQARGERWGDPGSLPGWLSRISWEGDFRLRYQGDSYPSGNADPLELDYWYGFPSSTSTIGNSSEDRNRLRLQAHLGMQAKVSDAVTAGIRLATGNNQDAVSTNQTLGNTAQKYSVWVDRAYLKVDPYNWLSISGGRIANPWFGTDLVWDKDLNFEGIAASLRPKLSDTYTGFLTMGAFPLQDIAPTTNDKSASKWLYGVQGGMEWKGLSGSSAKIGLALYDYEHVEGIPDTAVGALDFDNTRPQFRQKGNSWFMTATDASPKLASRFREINLTASMDVATFDPVHVIVTADYVRNIGYDQNEILQRTGLSAPAPQVKGYQTQLTLGYPKIQKFNDWQAFVGYRYLQQDAVLDAFTDSDFHLGGTNAKGYFLGGSYGLDKNTWMSLRWLSSNQIDGPTLAIDTLQMDLNAKF; encoded by the coding sequence ATGAAATTGAAACTGATCACCGCCAGCCTGGTGCTGGCATTCGCCGCTCCGTCGGGCTGGGCTGGCGAGCGGGAAGAGCTCGAAACGCTCAAGCTGACAACGCTGAATCTAATCAACATGCTGGTCGATCAGGGTGTGTTGACGCGGGAAAAGGCCGATACCCTGGTGCTCCAGGCCGAAAAAACGGCCGTGGAGAAGGTGGCGCAACAGAAGAAGGCCGATGCGGGCGTGGTGCGTGTTGCGTATGTGCCTGAAACGGTCAAGCGCGAAATGCGTGATCAGATCAAGCAGGAAGTGCTGGCGCAGGCCAGAGGTGAGCGCTGGGGCGATCCGGGATCGCTGCCCGGGTGGCTGAGCCGCATTTCATGGGAAGGGGATTTCCGGCTGCGCTACCAGGGCGACAGCTATCCGTCAGGCAACGCGGACCCGCTCGAACTGGATTACTGGTATGGATTCCCCAGTTCCACAAGCACTATCGGCAACTCTAGCGAAGACCGCAATCGCTTGCGCCTCCAGGCGCACCTGGGGATGCAGGCCAAGGTTTCCGATGCCGTCACCGCAGGCATTCGTCTTGCCACGGGCAATAACCAGGATGCGGTTTCCACCAACCAGACGCTTGGCAACACGGCCCAGAAATATTCGGTCTGGGTCGACAGGGCGTATCTCAAGGTCGATCCCTACAACTGGTTGAGCATTTCCGGCGGCCGGATAGCCAACCCCTGGTTTGGCACCGATCTGGTGTGGGACAAGGACCTCAATTTCGAAGGCATTGCCGCCAGCTTGCGGCCAAAACTCAGCGATACCTATACCGGTTTCCTGACCATGGGCGCTTTCCCCTTGCAGGATATCGCGCCGACCACCAACGACAAAAGCGCCAGCAAATGGCTTTACGGCGTCCAGGGCGGAATGGAGTGGAAAGGATTATCCGGATCGTCAGCCAAGATCGGACTTGCGCTTTACGATTACGAGCATGTGGAAGGAATACCGGACACTGCGGTTGGAGCGCTGGATTTTGACAACACCCGGCCACAGTTCCGCCAGAAAGGCAACTCGTGGTTCATGACGGCTACGGATGCAAGCCCCAAACTTGCTTCCAGATTCAGGGAGATCAACCTGACCGCCTCCATGGATGTCGCAACATTCGATCCGGTTCATGTCATCGTCACAGCGGACTACGTCAGGAATATCGGATACGACCAGAATGAAATTCTTCAGCGTACCGGCCTGTCGGCCCCTGCCCCGCAGGTTAAAGGCTATCAGACCCAGCTTACCCTCGGCTATCCGAAAATCCAGAAGTTCAACGACTGGCAGGCCTTCGTCGGCTATCGCTATTTGCAGCAGGATGCCGTGCTGGATGCCTTTACCGATTCGGACTTCCACCTCGGCGGCACCAACGCCAAGGGTTATTTCCTCGGCGGAAGTTACGGTTTGGACAAGAACACCTGGATGTCGCTTCGCTGGTTAAGCAGCAACCAGATCGACGGACCTACCTTGGCGATCGATACCCTGCAAATGGACTTGAATGCGAAATTCTAA
- a CDS encoding TonB family protein, which translates to MKTKKSLRSRLPVLAGGILLLLFMIAVVLMIRSFMKNEDKPDKPRVQQISILKPPPPKPEEKPPEPEKQEIKQDVNIPEPQQDAQPDEPPPGQSLALDAAGTAGTDGFGLGANKGGKSLIGGGGGSRFGWYTGTIQQAIQDAMTRNQPKGEFRAIVKLWVNSDGSIKRYELAGSSGKAEIDSAIESALERLKGLKEPPEDMPQPIKLRISSR; encoded by the coding sequence ATGAAAACCAAGAAGAGCCTGCGGAGCCGGCTGCCCGTATTGGCGGGCGGAATATTGCTGCTGTTGTTCATGATTGCCGTGGTGCTGATGATCCGCAGTTTCATGAAAAATGAAGACAAGCCGGACAAGCCCAGGGTTCAGCAGATTTCCATCCTCAAGCCGCCGCCTCCCAAGCCCGAAGAGAAGCCGCCGGAACCCGAGAAACAGGAAATCAAGCAGGACGTGAATATTCCCGAGCCGCAGCAGGATGCGCAACCCGATGAGCCGCCGCCCGGCCAGAGTCTGGCGCTGGACGCGGCGGGTACGGCGGGTACGGACGGCTTTGGACTCGGCGCCAACAAGGGTGGCAAGAGCCTGATCGGCGGCGGTGGCGGCAGCCGCTTTGGCTGGTACACCGGTACGATCCAGCAGGCGATCCAGGATGCCATGACGCGGAACCAGCCGAAAGGGGAGTTCCGTGCAATCGTGAAGCTGTGGGTCAATTCCGACGGCAGCATCAAGCGCTACGAGCTGGCAGGCTCTTCCGGCAAGGCGGAGATCGACAGTGCGATAGAGTCTGCCCTGGAGCGTCTCAAGGGCTTGAAAGAGCCACCAGAAGACATGCCGCAACCGATCAAGCTGCGCATCAGTTCCCGGTAA
- a CDS encoding biopolymer transporter ExbD produces MKAQEGNEPYDEINITPMLDLAYVLLIIFIIMTTASVQGIVVNLPKASATPNLAKPKTKAITIRDDGQIFLDTYPVTMGELESQLRQNKAITPDLPVVIKGDAKVQYEKVIDVLDLMGRLDITHLGLVTQKLVK; encoded by the coding sequence ATGAAAGCTCAGGAAGGTAACGAACCATACGACGAGATCAACATTACGCCGATGCTCGATCTCGCGTATGTGTTGTTGATCATTTTCATCATCATGACCACCGCATCGGTGCAGGGTATCGTGGTGAACCTGCCGAAGGCGAGTGCCACACCCAACCTCGCCAAACCGAAGACCAAGGCGATCACGATCCGCGACGATGGCCAGATTTTTCTCGATACCTACCCGGTCACGATGGGCGAACTGGAAAGCCAGTTGCGGCAAAACAAGGCCATCACGCCGGATCTGCCGGTGGTGATCAAGGGTGACGCCAAGGTGCAGTACGAAAAGGTTATCGACGTGCTTGACCTGATGGGGCGGCTGGACATTACACATCTCGGCCTGGTGACGCAGAAGCTGGTCAAATAG
- a CDS encoding MotA/TolQ/ExbB proton channel family protein, with translation MHTTFKKTITAALAFVLAAMTINPLTAFAFGNGDWGGRKKITLDTTESGSAIQQALPQSLVLVRLHSGNFMFADVKPDGGDIRFVAADDKTPLQYQVEKFDAANDVALIWVQVPNLKPASKTDYIWMYYGNEKVGTGEDAKALFDVNQVANYHFSENDGAPKDQTAYANNSARFTATRNTGSLIGSGASFNGSSLMSIPAAPSLKFGGSNGFTFSAWVKIAAPQKGALLFELREGGKRIAVGMEGTQVYALADAGEGAKETPRTAEIAPGQWHHVAVAGEKRLTVYVDGKEVAAIDASLPEIQGEIVVGNGFSGDLDELGLANVARTADWVKVNARGQGPDAQMVSIGEPESGESGESGEASYVTTILHSVTLDGWVVIAILMVMAAISWMVMVVKALVINRAEKDNRQFVAAFHELKLSETTRLDQADSDEDSDLRESALSTALFGKHDHYQNSTLYRIYHTGAQELIHRFGSKADRHKKVLSPQAIDAIKSSLDATLVRETQKLNSLMVLLTIAISGGPFLGLLGTVVGVMITFAAIAATGDVNVAAIAPGIAAALVATVAGLVVAIPALFGYNYLGSKIKNLTADMHVFVDEFVGRIAETHS, from the coding sequence ATGCATACAACCTTCAAAAAAACCATTACCGCAGCGCTTGCGTTTGTGCTTGCCGCCATGACGATCAACCCCTTGACAGCGTTCGCATTTGGCAATGGAGACTGGGGGGGGCGCAAGAAAATTACCCTCGATACCACGGAAAGCGGGTCCGCCATCCAGCAGGCGCTGCCGCAATCCCTGGTGCTGGTGCGTCTGCACAGCGGCAATTTCATGTTTGCCGATGTCAAGCCGGATGGAGGGGATATCCGATTTGTGGCGGCGGATGACAAGACGCCGCTCCAGTACCAGGTCGAGAAATTCGATGCGGCAAACGATGTTGCGCTGATCTGGGTGCAGGTGCCGAACCTGAAGCCGGCCTCGAAAACCGATTACATCTGGATGTACTACGGCAACGAGAAAGTCGGCACTGGCGAAGATGCCAAGGCCCTGTTCGACGTGAACCAGGTGGCGAATTACCATTTCTCGGAAAATGACGGCGCGCCTAAAGACCAGACGGCATATGCCAACAATTCCGCACGTTTCACCGCAACGCGCAATACCGGCTCCCTGATCGGTTCGGGCGCGAGCTTCAACGGCAGCAGCTTGATGAGTATTCCGGCAGCGCCTTCCCTCAAGTTCGGCGGCAGCAACGGCTTTACGTTTTCGGCCTGGGTGAAAATCGCCGCACCGCAGAAGGGTGCGCTGTTGTTCGAGCTGCGCGAGGGAGGCAAGCGCATTGCCGTTGGCATGGAAGGAACTCAGGTCTATGCGCTGGCGGATGCGGGTGAAGGCGCCAAGGAGACGCCACGTACCGCCGAGATTGCGCCAGGCCAGTGGCACCATGTCGCAGTGGCCGGGGAGAAACGCCTGACGGTTTATGTGGATGGCAAGGAAGTTGCCGCAATCGATGCGAGCCTGCCTGAAATTCAGGGCGAAATAGTCGTTGGCAATGGATTCAGCGGCGATCTCGACGAACTCGGCCTGGCAAACGTGGCCCGCACGGCGGACTGGGTGAAAGTGAATGCCAGAGGGCAGGGCCCCGATGCCCAGATGGTGAGCATCGGCGAGCCGGAAAGCGGTGAGAGCGGCGAGAGTGGCGAAGCTTCCTATGTCACCACGATTCTGCATTCGGTGACGCTGGATGGCTGGGTGGTGATTGCGATTCTGATGGTGATGGCTGCCATCAGCTGGATGGTGATGGTGGTCAAGGCGCTGGTGATCAACAGGGCGGAGAAAGACAACAGGCAGTTCGTCGCCGCATTTCACGAACTGAAGCTCAGCGAAACGACCCGGCTCGATCAGGCCGATAGCGATGAAGACAGTGATCTGCGGGAATCCGCGTTGAGCACCGCGCTGTTCGGCAAGCACGATCACTACCAGAATTCCACGCTTTACCGCATTTACCATACCGGTGCGCAGGAACTGATTCACCGCTTCGGCAGCAAGGCGGACCGGCACAAAAAGGTTCTGTCGCCCCAGGCTATCGATGCCATCAAGTCGAGCCTGGATGCAACCCTGGTGCGGGAAACCCAGAAACTCAACAGCCTGATGGTGCTGCTTACCATCGCCATCAGCGGCGGACCTTTCCTCGGCCTGCTCGGTACGGTGGTGGGGGTGATGATCACCTTCGCCGCGATTGCCGCTACCGGCGACGTGAACGTGGCCGCCATCGCCCCCGGTATCGCCGCCGCGCTGGTGGCTACGGTGGCGGGCCTGGTCGTCGCGATTCCAGCACTGTTCGGTTACAACTACCTGGGCAGCAAGATCAAGAACCTGACTGCGGACATGCACGTTTTCGTTGATGAATTCGTCGGCCGTATCGCGGAAACGCATAGCTAA